In Populus nigra chromosome 1, ddPopNigr1.1, whole genome shotgun sequence, one genomic interval encodes:
- the LOC133670787 gene encoding uncharacterized protein LOC133670787 — protein METYLKALDLWEIVESDKQPTPLGNNPTIAQMKFFNEEKAKRFKALSCLHSAISEDIFTRIMAYKSAKETWDKLKAEFHGDEKSRRMQILNLRRQFEDSRIVEKVLVSLPEKFEHKICSLEDSKDFSEMSLQELVNALQAVEQRQAYRQEGSSEGALVAVYKDKSRAKNIFRNNQEGKRAKGRSWKSANWQQNINNSFMRGKEKKEHFPAYKYCQKTNHLEAWCWLKNAQCRNCKQFGHIQRFCKNKTKAEQQAQVADCSEVKEDLLFMVTIQDMCNSAELKDSS, from the exons ATGGAAACCTATCTCAAAGCTCTTGATTTATGGGAGATAGTGGAAAGTGATAAGCAACCTACTCCTTTAGGTAACAATCCCACAATTGCACAGATGAagttctttaatgaagaaaaggcAAAGAGATTCAAAGCTCTTTCTTGTCTTCATAGTGCTATAAGTGAAGACATCTTCACAAGGATCATGGCATACAAATCTGCCAAGGAAACATGGGATAAATTAAAAGCAGAGTTCCATGGTGATGAGAAGTCAAGAAGGATGCAGATTCTGAATCTGAGAAGACAATTTGAAG ACTCTAGAATTGTAGAGAAAGTCCTGGTGAGTCTGCCAGAAAAGTTTGAACATAAAATCTGTTCTTTAGAAGATTCTAAAGATTTTTCTGAAATGAGCTTGCAAGAACTGGTAAATGCATTGCAAGCTGTGGAGCAAAGGCAAGCATATAGACAAGAAGGATCAAGTGAAGGAGCTCTTGTAGCAGTTTACAAGGATAAAAGTCGGGCTAAGAACATTTTCAGAAATAATCAAGAAGGAAAAAGAGCAAAAGGGAGAAGCTGGAAATCTGCTAACTGGCAACAGAACATCAATAACAGCTTCATGAGggggaaagagaagaaagagcaTTTTCCTGCTTACAAATACTGTCAGAAAACTAATCATCTTGAAGCCTGGTGTTGGCTCAAGAATGCTCAATGCCGAAACTGCAAGCAATTTGGGCACATCCAAAgattttgcaaaaataaaacaaaagctgAACAACAAGCTCAAGTAGCCGATTGTTCAGAAGTCAAAGAAGATCTTTTATTCATGGTCACAATTCAGGACATGTGTAATTCAGCAGAGCTAAAGGACTCATCATAG
- the LOC133697746 gene encoding berberine bridge enzyme-like 4, with translation MIKASMSLTLSMFLVLFLFVSLATCDTSLDNFLQCLPSHSHPSYPVSRAIYRRSSSSFEPTLRAYAKASRFLTSATPKPLAIIAATHESHVQATVICAKCTGLQIRIRSGGHDYEGLSYVSNVPFVILDMFNLRSIDIDIVRKTAWIQSGATIGELYYNIAKKSNVFAFPAGVCFTLGAGGHISGGGYGNMMRKYGLSIDNIVDAKLVDVNGKILDRKSMGEDLFWAIRGSGGASFGVILSWKINLVQVPPKVTTFNVAKTLKEGATDLVYRWQEVASKLDQELFIRASPQVVNGGSGGSKTISVSFIGQFLGPSSKLLPLMKRRFPELGLQQKDCNEMSWVESTLYWFGRSGRSLDVLLDRPTETSFFKRKSDYVKNVIPKEGLENIWKMMIKVEPVWMQWNPYGGRMDEIPATATPFPHRAGNLFKIQYSTDWGDQEGSEATNRHINLLRQMYEALTPYVSKDPREAFLNYRDIDIGSNPSNQTNFENAKVYGSKLFKDNFMRLVKVKSKVDPDNFFKNEQSIPLGMA, from the coding sequence ATGATCAAGGCTTCAATGTCTCTAACACTCTCTATGTtcttagttctttttttattcgtATCATTGGCAACTTGTGATACATCTCTTGACAATTTTCTACAGTGCCTTCCTAGTCATAGTCATCCCTCTTACCCTGTCTCCAGAGCCATTTACAGGAGAAGCAGTTCCTCTTTCGAACCAACTTTGCGAGCATATGCCAAAGCCAGCAGATTTTTGACCTCAGCAACCCCAAAACCGCTTGCTATAATTGCTGCCACGCATGAATCCCATGTCCAAGCAACTGTTATTTGTGCAAAGTGCACTGGCTTGCAAATCAGAATCCGTAGTGGTGGCCATGACTATGAAGGGCTATCGTACGTATCTAATGTTCCATTTGTCATTCTTGACATGTTCAATCTCCGCTCCATCGACATCGATATTGTGAGAAAGACAGCTTGGATTCAATCTGGGGCAACAATTGGTGAACTTTACTATAATATTGCCAAGAAGAGCAATGTGTTTGCCTTTCCAGCTGGTGTTTGCTTTACTCTTGGAGCTGGAGGACACATTAGTGGTGGAGGTTATGGGAatatgatgagaaaatatggtcTTTCGATTGATAATATCGTGGATGCGAAACTAGTTGATGTCAATGGCAAAATCCTTGATAGAAAGTCCATGGGAGAAGATTTGTTTTGGGCAATTAGAGGAAGTGGTGGTGCAAGCTTTGGTGTCATTCTTTCTTGGAAGATTAATTTGGTTCAGGTTCCTCCCAAAGTGACAACATTTAATGTCGCTAAGACCTTGAAGGAAGGTGCGACAGATCTTGTTTACCGGTGGCAAGAAGTTGCTAGTAAACTAGACCAAGAACTTTTCATAAGAGCCTCGCCACAAGTAGTCAATGGAGGCTCCGGCGGAAGCAAGACAATTAGTGTTTCATTCATTGGCCAATTTCTTGGACCAAGCAGCAAACTTCTTCCCTTGATGAAAAGGAGATTCCCTGAATTGGGTCTGCAACAAAAAGACTGCAATGAAATGAGTTGGGTAGAATCCACACTTTACTGGTTCGGTCGAAGCGGAAGATCTCTTGATGTTCTACTTGATAGGCCTACCGAAACAAgctttttcaaaagaaaatctgATTATGTAAAAAATGTGATTCCAAAGGAAGGTTTGGAGAACATATGGAAGATGATGATCAAGGTGGAGCCAGTATGGATGCAATGGAATCCTTATGGAGGAAGAATGGATGAGATTCCGGCTACGGCAACTCCATTCCCTCACAGAGCTGGAAATCTATTCAAGATTCAGTACTCCACAGACTGGGGTGATCAAGAAGGAAGTGAGGCCACCAACCGTCATATAAATTTGTTAAGACAAATGTATGAGGCATTGACTCCATATGTGAGCAAAGATCCAAGGGAAGCATTTCTCAACTATAGAGATATTGATATTGGTAGCAATCCTAGCAATCAGACCAACTTCGAGAATGCTAAGGTTTATGGCAGCAAGTTGTTCAAGGACAATTTTATGAGATTGGTGAAAGTGAAGTCAAAGGTTGATCCTGATAACTTTTTCAAGAATGAACAGAGTATTCCACTTGGAATGGCTTGA